TGTCTCTAAATACTTCAAGATACGAACGAGAAAAGGGGCCCCACTCTCGTTGCTATCAGATAAGTTGATCTCTGAGCTGCTCTTATTGTCAAACACTACAATCTGAATTCaatcaaacacacacacaaaaaaaaggttttaaaattCAGTAGAGTTTAGACTAGTTTTGATGCAATCTCAAACAACGTACCTCGTCGATTCGAAATATTGTGGATGCACGAGCTATTTGCCCAGCAAgctgagaaaatttaaaaagagttttttttttaattactaataGAAATGTAAGAGAGGAGCTCCGAGAAAAGCTAGCTAAaagggaagaagagagagagtacACGTGTGGCGAGCTCGAGTGATTGAGTGTTGTTGATGATGGAGCCAGCTATGGCTATTGTAACAGTTGGTCtctcttcctttttcttttcttctacatttgccttctcctcctcctccttgcttttcttcttttttttcttcttcgctTCTCCGTCGTCACTCACCTTTTGCTCCGGATCCTCAtggcttctcttcttcttcttcttattcttctttttgaGGTCTCCGTCGATTCTCTCTGTTAGCTCGGACTCCTCCATTTCGAGCTCAGGGTCGTCATGGCTTCTCTTGCTTTTCTTCCCCATTTTTCTGCCGCCGGCGATTGGGACTGCCAGCTGCGCCGAATTTCGCAGGGTTTATGTGCTTTTGGGTTCTTGCTGGACTCATGGGCCTATGTTAGCTTAACTTATTGGGCCTTGCTTACAGCCTATTAATTAGTAACGTGGTTTTTCATGTAAACCGTTCCCTTTACAACAGATTTACATCTCACTTtcggtttattatttaaccaTTATGTTGTTCATTGTTTATAACTTAACAAAAGACATAATTCAACCAATTAATTGCGTATATCAACTGGATCGATCATTAATGGTtagtttttcttgttttctcaAATTGATACAGaatcttaaaatttaattttacaaaaatattttttaataatttattgccCAAAAAGTATATTGGACTATTCATTGGTTTAACTGTAAACTCTTTTTTTGTCGACGGTTTAACTGTAAACCATGTGCTACGAAACAATTAAGCATAACCCATAAATAGTTGCTTGCCAGGTGGAATTGCCCTATTGGGCTACAACTCAATACCCAAAGAGTCAAAAAAGACTCTAAGCTCCGCCGCCAACTTGCGACTCCCGTTTCCTCTCAGCGGCCCTTTCCGATCGGGTCTTGAGCCATGTCAGGATGTCACCGTACACCAAATCAACGTCCTCCTCCGATTCGCCAACCATCTGATGCCACATCCCCGGATAGATCTTGATCGTCTTATCCTCACTGCTTGCTCTCCGATGAAGCTCCTCCACGCACGCTTGGTCGCAAACAACGTCTCCTCCTCCATGCACTATCAGAAGCGGCACCTCCACCTCCTCGAACCTCCCCTGAAGCTCGTTACATACACGGATCAGCTCGTACGCCGTCGCGGCGCGCGGCCTCGCCACCGTCCTCCTAGGACTAGCAATCGCGAGCTTCCTCTTCCACGGCTCCTTGAAGGAAACATCGGGAATCGATCCGCGAGTGGGGATGACGCGCCAGGTGGGGATAAGGTTCGCCACGACGAAGAGCAAATGCTCCAACGGCCACGGCGGTTTGAACTTCGCGCTGATTCCACACATGGCTCCGTTGAGGATGAGTCCGTCCCATACACCTCTCTGCCGGAGCGAGATGTAGAGCGCGATGGCTCCGCCTAAGGACTCGGAGTAGAGAAAACACGGCAAATCCGGCGTCTCCTGGCGGTTACGGTTACGGAAGTCGTCGAAGAAGGAGATACAGTCATCGACGACGGGATTGATGTCAGGGATATGAGCCACGAGGCCATCGGAGAATCCATGCCCTTGGTGATCGATCGCGCAGGTGATGTAACCGGATTTAGCGAAGAGGATGGACGTGAGCTGGAGGAACCAGctggattcgccggtgaagccGTGAACGACGGCGACGATACCGATGGGACGAGCTGGAGGGAGTGGAGACCACCATTGTGTGAAGATCTTGAGGCCGCGAGGGTTGGTGATGAAGGCGGAGGAATGGGTGACGGAATGCTTCGCGTAGAACTCATCGGCGGAGAGAGAGCCGAAGGGGTTGCTCTCGTCAGCGTCTGAGATTGGATGCAgacccatttttttttgtttcctttcaaGAAATTATCTCGAGGTGAAAGGTTGTTGTGGGGTTTGGGTAACGGTTGAGGATTAAATGAGGTTTCAATTGGATCTGGTGGGGTGGGGACACATGCTTTTAGTGTGGACGCTAACTACCAGCTGATCTTGGGCCCGGTTGGTTTTCAATTTCAAATCTTTTATAGGTTCAGTTTGGCTTTTTAGgataaaatttaagatattcGGCCGGTTTAACCAATATTACTTGTTAGGACAAATTTCCGGTTAAGGTAGTTGGATGTGATAGGAAGGAAATCCAAAAAATCTGGCTATTTGCTACTTGTTTGTTTCATCCATCCCATCCATGTACCAATAATACTTGTTTAGTCATGGCTGACCAACCAGAATTGGTTGAAATGTTGTTTTGATTCCTTAATTTAAAACAGTCAATAGACAAAAGTTTTAAGCCtccaaattataagaaaaaattattttgatttagcTTAAAATGTTGATGAGTTTCCCAAGGCTTGGAACCGATCTTGTTAATAACAAGAATATATGACGTCTTTCTTTTAAAGGCCTTGTGATTATTCTAAACTTCTATGTGGAAGGGAAAGAGAAACGGAAAGAAAACCTGTAATTGTGATCGAGAAAGAGATAACATTTAAACTgttaatatgatatattattatataaggAAGAGATGAAACCAATATAGCTCGCCATACCCATCCTAAAGCTCTGCGCACCTGaggttttttttatcttctcaTATACCCTATGATACTAACACatgtataaataaaagaagCTTGTACACAAAAGACAGACCACTTCCCAAATATATTAATAGACACATTACAAGGAAGTATCGAAATCTAAGTAAATAATGGAGGTGTTGTCCTTTGTACGCATCACTCTAGCTTCATTCAGCAGACCGTTTGCTATTTTCTCTGCACTACTCTCCTTCTCTCTCATCTGCCATGTTCATTTCAAAACGTACACATGAGTTTATGACAGAACACAGCCATGTTGCTTTGTTTtgaagtagaaaaaaaaatgttttacctGAAGCACCAGCTGCACAGCTTTCTTCGGACTCACCACATCCCATAACCCATCACTGCAGTTATTGTGTATTTAGAATTAGCAAAAATGAATAAGAAAACGAGAGAAAGCTTGTTATGTTGATGTTTTTCACCTAGCCAATACAGCAAACGCGTCTTTATTAGATTGATCGATACGCAAAGGCTCACTTATATATGGCTCCGCGCTGAACCGAGCGTCTTGCTGCTTTGGGAATTTGTCTCCAAGCATCCTCGCAAGGTTTATACCTGAAGAAGATTGTCAACTCAGATTTGGTCATTATGTTACAGTGGAAGCAGAATCAGAGGAGTGTGTTTAGTTCATTGAGCTAAATACCGAAGATCCTAGTCTCTTTATCTCTCAAAGATAGTCCTGCTTCTTGAATTCTTCTTCTCTCAGTCAAGCTAGTCACTCGATGATCTTCAGTCATTTGTACACATCTCCCATCATTGCTGCCAAATTGAATACAAAGCTTAGAAACTAAGAATCTTAAGATAGCAATACCATATGTCGAACGTACTTGATTACACATGCTGAATCCCCAAGATTGGCACATTGTGCGAACAAATGTTCTTCATTGTCTTTCCAAACCAAGAGAACTGTAGCTGTACAACCCTGCAGAGACAGACTAGTTCATTAAGTTAGAAGCAATGAAAAAGTTGCAGCCAAGTCGTCAAGGAGACAAACATGCAATCTCAAATGAAAAGGACAAGCTTCAGAACCTCATATTGGTGATCATCCAAGCGAGCTTCTGTTTTCACAAGTACGTCCCTCAGGACATCTGAAGCATCTCCTTGTGATAATACTTTCTCCTTCTTCAGAGAGTCTGATAATATATTCGCCAGAACCTCAGGAATAATTCTGCAGAAAATAAGTTTTGATTAGGTTAAATATTCAAGTATATAACTGAAAACATCAAACCAAAGATCATCCAGTTGTTTATTACTTTATCACCCGAACATATACTGGCTAGACCATTTACAAAGAACCACAGAACAAGACAACAAGTGTCAACAAAGGTGgtccaaaccaaaaaaaaaacaatgactCACTTTATTGCGGATTGAGCAGCCCCTGCTCCCCCATGTCCATCACAAACACAAAACAGCCCAAACTGAAACCATATGCATTTAGAATTATGTTAGCACAAGCAGTGAAGTCTTATCATTATTCATCACACAAACAACTCAAGTTAACCTTATTAGCACCAGAAAGCGGCCATTTGTAATAGCAAACATCTTCCATTGGGAGTTCCCTGCCTCCTCGACGTGCAGCCATGGGATCAGAGGCCACACCAATTCTGAACGGTGTCTGAAACTCATTCTGAGATGAGATACGTACCttccaaaaatgaaaaaaaaaaatcaagagaaagaaaaaagaatttatCAGCAACACCTTCAACCATTCAGATAAGACTTACAGAGACCATTGAAGTTGTTCCCAAAGTTATAATATCACCACTTGCAAGCTCGACAGGGTGACCCCACTTTCGGCTGCCTAGATCAGGATGACTTACTGACCGAGAGTTCAACAGAGTTCCGTTTAGGCTGCCCATGTCTACCAGCTCCCATTTCAATTTCTGAAAATCAAATCCAGGTTGGTGTTGTGACACACAGTGTGACATGAAGAAGACTAATAAACAAACTTACAGTAGAGTTCCATGTTATTTGAGCATGCTTCCCTGAAACTTCAGAGTCTTTCAAGATCATATCAGAAGAAACCCTTCCTAGCTTCACTGGTAGCTTGGAGGTGCTTGTGGATTGCACAGCGTATTGAAGCCCAATGGAAGGACCGGAAATGACCTCAAGAGACAACCAACTTCCTGCACTTCTAACACAAGATATGTTATATATCTTGCACGACTAATTAAAGATATAGATTGAAGTTGTATTATTTAAAAACCtaggaaaacaaaataaaaggaaattaCTTTGATCTTTAACAACAACTCTTGGAGAAAGCTCGGAAAGTATATCCTTCTCCAAATCAGGTTGCTGCGAGCCATATGTTTGCACCTCTTGGGAGCTAACTTTATCAGCTGGATGCTTAAGCGTCTCCCCCACCAGAGCATTGTCAGAAGGTTCAGAGATTATTTGTAGATCAAAGCTTTCACCTACATAAATTTTGAAGGACCGATGAATAACACGTCAAGAATGCCAAATGAATAGGGAGGAAGAGGGATGCTGAAAGACTTTACCTTGGGCGAGatggggagaagaagaagaagaaggaagccTTGGTTTGTAAACCCCTCGTCCCTCAGTGAGAGAAGAACGCAAAAGGCCTTCGTTTTGGAAACAAGCTTCTTCTAAATCAAATTCCCTTGAGGCCTCACTGGTTTGGCCTTGGATCAGATTCTCATCATGAGATACAAGCGGTCTCTGCAAATCCCCCACctgacaaataaaaaagaagaagaagtattcAGAGCGATAAAGAGTTGATCCAAGGCTAATCAAGCCAAAGGAGCCATGATACATCAATGTAACGCCACCAAGTCATTGGTTATGATCAAGCGTTAAAGGTTGATCATTTAGCAAAGATCGGGAGATTAAGGGAGGTTACCTTGAAGGTAGAGAAAGGGGAGGATCGGGAACGGGGAAGGAAGCGCCATGGCTTGCAGACGAAaaggatgatgatgaggaggaggaggagcattaGAACCATTATTGTCCCAATAATGCTCATGGTCTCTAACATCGCCATCGTCTTcgctgtctctctctctctccttttgtcTCTTCTGCACCTCCCTCCTCTCCTTCCTTCCAGATTGGTTCCCGACAAGACAACCTCTCGCTTTGAATTTTTCTtacccttctctctctctctctctcttctttttttcttcttaccgtctcctgtttttttttctttttaacactGTCTGATTGAGAGTTGAGTCCATTATCCCTAGACGCGTTACAATTAGTTATTTTTGTTATGCAGATGGTTTAACCAAATTGGGTTTTCTTAAACCGGAGTTAtggtttgatttttctttttaaaactttgtgattctctaaattattttctaagaCTATTTTAAGATCAAGCTTCTCTATATGTTGTGTTGGTGGGATAGATAGAGATCGGGTTTTCAAAAAAACGGGTGAATCACGTGTTACTACTAATATACGtgtcaattttaaaattctgtaagTGTCGCTCTCTGGGCCAAACGTTTGGGTTCTACACCTATAGTCCAAGTAGCATTGAACATGGGCCTACACGGCTCAAGAGATCAAAGTATATACTATTTTTGATTCTGGAGTTTCCTTATTTGACAGTATGCGAATGATGCCAAAAAAAGAGTTCAGCTGGCAAGAGGAGTCTCAATGTCTCATTGGCTGTGAATCAGCTACACTGTCTAAGTACATGTCTTGGAAAATCGAAAACTGATTGCTAGGAAGATGGTTATAATTGTTTTCTTGTGCACCAACTTATTATATTACATAACTCGACGGGAAAACGATGAACGAAAAGTAATACAACAAGATCAAAGATAGATGTGTTGAAGGAGTTTAAGGACTCGAAGAGAAGCTTCGCATTAAACTCCTCTACAACTGTTGTTCAAAACAACAAATTATAGTTGAAGTGGCCGACGTTGAAATACCCAATTTGAGAAAGATTGAAAACGGTTGTATACCGTCTCTGAAAACTCTACTGTTGGCCGGTCTTGAGACGAAGTAACTCCATAAGCGTACCCAAAACAGAAGTAAAAAGGCCTTGACTGCCTAAACTTGATGCTGAGGATCACACTTTATGGAAGATGGTTATAATTGTTAGACATTTGTCTTCCCTATTTACTCTTGAGTCTTGAGAGAGAGCTGCATTTTTATGTACTCTTTCTATTCCTACATAAACAATATCTAACATGCCTCTATGCTTATCTCTTAATGATTTGAAGTTTGAACAATTGTTTGTATCTAGCGTCACTCTTACAGATTCTTATTTCTTGAGTGTTTTCCcatttctagaaaaaaaaaatgaatcgtTGGAAAAAGTTTGAACGCTTGAAGTTTCTTTGATCTGCGGTCTGCCTCAGTTGCTTCACTAAATTAGGCTACCTGGTAAGAACTTAAGAATCAAGATTATCCTCTAACTTGTGATTTTTTTTCCCACTGTTAAAAAAGGTTCAAAACGGTGCAACTAGCACGAGCTTTCTGGTGtgatatatatgtaaaatcatCTGTGATGAATCAAAATGTCTTTTTAATTGAATACGAGACCAAGCTGATATGATGAAGAGTCATTGTTCCAATAGTTTTATCACTGAAATGTTAAGTTACCTGAGTGTTATCTTGTTCGTATATATTAATCCGTACTTGAGTCGTTATGGGCGCTTAGATCACACTAAACCTTTTTTACAACATTGACATCTAAGCTGTGGACATTTTAGCTTTAGTGTGGTCTTAAGCGCCTATGTGAATAAGACATTAGTTATGGATGAGATTGGTATGTTCATGTGGATCTTATGCTTCTATATAAAAGCAAATTAGGAGAAAGttctaatataatatttatttcctTACCTAAAGTTGTGAACTATGTTAACCAATAGCATCACCTGTATGCAACTATGCATGACTTAGATAAGCTCCACATCTCATTCTAATGATATGAACTTTCTTTCTGGgtcaaaaatttaaagttttaagaaTTGGCACATAAAGGTTCCACTAATATGGTCAAAAAGGTGGTGGATTGATGGCTTTTCTTTGTTTTGCAATTTCTATTGAGCCACGAGATGCAACACTCTTGTTTTACTCTATAATCATATTAACGTACATGGAAACGTAAGGCTTAAGTTTATGTCTCCACTCGAGCTTAAGTGGTATGACGTATTTCTCTATGCTTTTAGATCCTCCAGTAGTTGAAAACTTGAAACCAATAGCAAACACTGAAGGATTATGATTCGAAGTTTCACTCTGTTTCCCCCCTCTTCTTTTAGGTTTCTTGCGTCATGGGCATGAACAAAGGGAGTGATAGGAagtcaaaatatattttgatttaaatttgatgCTTTTGCTTCTGTCATTACTCACTTAATTATTGTAATCTTAATTACATATAGAAAAGCAGCTTTTGCACAAGGACATTCTCAAAAGCATTCTCCCTTGGAGAGGCCAAAGGTTGCATGTAT
Above is a window of Brassica napus cultivar Da-Ae chromosome A10, Da-Ae, whole genome shotgun sequence DNA encoding:
- the LOC106371820 gene encoding protein phosphatase 2C 70 isoform X1, translating into MAMLETMSIIGTIMVLMLLLLLIIILFVCKPWRFLPRSRSSPFSTFKVGDLQRPLVSHDENLIQGQTSEASREFDLEEACFQNEGLLRSSLTEGRGVYKPRLPSSSSSPHLAQGESFDLQIISEPSDNALVGETLKHPADKVSSQEVQTYGSQQPDLEKDILSELSPRVVVKDQRSWLSLEVISGPSIGLQYAVQSTSTSKLPVKLGRVSSDMILKDSEVSGKHAQITWNSTKLKWELVDMGSLNGTLLNSRSVSHPDLGSRKWGHPVELASGDIITLGTTSMVSVRISSQNEFQTPFRIGVASDPMAARRGGRELPMEDVCYYKWPLSGANKFGLFCVCDGHGGAGAAQSAIKIIPEVLANILSDSLKKEKVLSQGDASDVLRDVLVKTEARLDDHQYEGCTATVLLVWKDNEEHLFAQCANLGDSACVINNDGRCVQMTEDHRVTSLTERRRIQEAGLSLRDKETRIFGINLARMLGDKFPKQQDARFSAEPYISEPLRIDQSNKDAFAVLASDGLWDVVSPKKAVQLVLQMREKESSAEKIANGLLNEARVMRTKDNTSIIYLDFDTSL
- the LOC106371820 gene encoding protein phosphatase 2C 70 isoform X2, translating into MAMLETMSIIGTIMVLMLLLLLIIILFVCKPWRFLPRSRSSPFSTFKVGDLQRPLVSHDENLIQGQTSEASREFDLEEACFQNEGLLRSSLTEGRGVYKPRLPSSSSSPHLAQGESFDLQIISEPSDNALVGETLKHPADKVSSQEVQTYGSQQPDLEKDILSELSPRVVVKDQRSWLSLEVISGPSIGLQYAVQSTSTSKLPVKLGRVSSDMILKDSEVSGKHAQITWNSTKWELVDMGSLNGTLLNSRSVSHPDLGSRKWGHPVELASGDIITLGTTSMVSVRISSQNEFQTPFRIGVASDPMAARRGGRELPMEDVCYYKWPLSGANKFGLFCVCDGHGGAGAAQSAIKIIPEVLANILSDSLKKEKVLSQGDASDVLRDVLVKTEARLDDHQYEGCTATVLLVWKDNEEHLFAQCANLGDSACVINNDGRCVQMTEDHRVTSLTERRRIQEAGLSLRDKETRIFGINLARMLGDKFPKQQDARFSAEPYISEPLRIDQSNKDAFAVLASDGLWDVVSPKKAVQLVLQMREKESSAEKIANGLLNEARVMRTKDNTSIIYLDFDTSL
- the LOC106371819 gene encoding caffeoylshikimate esterase-like, translating into MGLHPISDADESNPFGSLSADEFYAKHSVTHSSAFITNPRGLKIFTQWWSPLPPARPIGIVAVVHGFTGESSWFLQLTSILFAKSGYITCAIDHQGHGFSDGLVAHIPDINPVVDDCISFFDDFRNRNRQETPDLPCFLYSESLGGAIALYISLRQRGVWDGLILNGAMCGISAKFKPPWPLEHLLFVVANLIPTWRVIPTRGSIPDVSFKEPWKRKLAIASPRRTVARPRAATAYELIRVCNELQGRFEEVEVPLLIVHGGGDVVCDQACVEELHRRASSEDKTIKIYPGMWHQMVGESEEDVDLVYGDILTWLKTRSERAAERKRESQVGGGA